The region GGGATCGTCTTCGAAGCTTTTATCCGGTGAATTGGCGTCTTTTTTAGCTGGAAGGCACGTTGATTTTGAGTTATTTCCTTTTTCATTCAGGGAATATGTAGCTGCAAGGGGATATGGCTTTACAGATAAGTTTAAGTTGATCTCTGAGAAGAACATTTATCTTTCGCTTTTGAAAGATTATCTTATGTACGGTGGTTTTCCAGAAACAGTTAAAAACACAGAAAGAGAAGAAGTTATCGGCAGAATTCTCTCACAGTACGCAGAGGATATTGTTTTAAAAGATGTGGTGGCAAGGTACAGTGTGGAAAATGTAAAGCTTTTAAAGGCGCTATCAAAATTCATCGCTCAGAATATAGGTAACAGATTCTCGGTTAGAAGGATGCAGAAGTATTTTGAAAATATTTTTGCGGAGAAATCCTCCACGAGTACAATATCGAATTACATCTCATATCTGGAATCTGCTTACTTATGCTTCGAAGTTCCAAAGTTTGATTATTCACTTAAAGAGCTTGTCAGAAGTCCGGTGAAGTACTATCTGATAGACACAGGTCTAAGGAATGCGATATACCCTTCATTCAGTCCTGATCTTGGAAGATTGTTGGAGAATGCAGTCTATTTGAAGTTAAGAAATATGTACGAAGGAGTATATTACTGGGAAGAAAAGAACGAAATTGATTTCGTGTGTAGAAAAGGAAATGATCTGGTATTGTACAACATTTCGTATGCTTCAAAAGAATCTGAGATAAAAGAAAGAGAACTAAAAGGTTTTATAGAATTCCCATCCCCCGTGGCTGAAAGATACCTCATAACCTGGGATTTATACACCGAACTTGTCTGGAATGATTTGAAAATAAAGGCTTTACCTGCTTATCTTTTTTTGCTCAATTTTGATTGATTTAAAACTTTCTGCCAATCGATGAATCTTGATTTTGGGCTATCTGCCATAACAATCGTCTTCTTCTAAATAACTTCGATGAAAATAATTAAGCAAATTCATTTGACAGAAAAGTAAAAATATTTATAATAAATATAATAAAATAACATGTAATAAAAAGATTTTTCTGATTTCAACCGTGGGGGTGTAAAGATTAACTTACAAATAAAAACTCCTATCTGGACCGGTGATGTTGATTCAAAGAGTGATATTATTCGATCAACAGGTATTGTTGGATCTCTTCGCTGGTGGACAGAAACGCTCCTTAGAGGAATGTGTGAATTTGCCTGTGATCCCACCGACAATTCAAGATGTCCTGATGGTGGGAATTATTGCTCTTCCTGCTTGATTTTTGGCGCTACGGGAAGAAGAAGATTGTTTAGAATCGAAATAAACGGAGGAGAGAAAATTTCTTTTCCAGGAAATGGAGCAATAAACATAAAACCTTCCGGTCGGTCACATGGCTGGTTTTTTGAGCCTGGTGTTGTAGGAAATTTAGAGATGAAAATGATTCCTCTCGATGAGAAATTCGATGAAGTTCTCGTATTAACACCACTGATTATCGCTTCCAACTGGGGAGGAATTGGAGCAAAAACACAACTTGGATATGGAGTTGTTGAAATAACAAATCCTCCAAATGTCAGTTTCGAGAATTTCAAAAGAGTTCTTAGGAATCTTTCACAGAAAGGAAAACGCCAGAAATCAAATGAACCTGGTTTTCCAAACCTCAAAGATATGTTTTTTGCAAAAGTCAGATTTAAAGCAAACGGAAATTGTTGGGAGAAGATTGATGGGCTAATAGATAAATCAAGCAAAAGTAGACTTGAAAAAGAAATAAGAAAAAAAGGGATAGAGGAGTGCTTTCGTAACAATTTCTTACCCATAGCGCCTGTGATCAAAAACTGGTTGAGATATGATGATGGAAGCCAAATTTGGAAACCTAAAAATGGAACCACGAAAGGCATTGAAAATTGGTTATTTGGAACAATTCGAAATATTTGTCCAAAGTGCTATAACATTGTAAATCCGCAAAATGAAAATGGGAAGACAGTTTATGAGTGCCAAAATTGTGGTCAAAAATTCAAAAAAGAAGAAATTATCAATAAATGTGCTTCAAAAATAAATATCTCCTGTGCTTATAAAATTGGCAATGATCTTTGGGAAATCAGAATCTGGGGATGGATACCGAAAGATGCACCCCAGAATTTTCCAAGAGAAGAATTTCTGGATAAACTCAAGAAAGTATTGCAAACTGGAATTGCTGGATTTTTGGGCAACAGTACGTCAGATCACAAACTTGCTGTGTGGCGAGAATATGCTTCAAAGAGAGATACTATTAAGGAAGAGCAAAATTTCGATAATTTCGTTGAAAGTTTGCTGAGGGGGACAGATGATGTATCATGATTTCTATGCTTATTATCAGGTTGGAAATGAACAAAGTATCGACGAACTTATAAGTGGTTCTGGAAAATACAACGATATTTTAGACACGTATCAGAAGATTTTACTTCTCTCTACTGCTTACTCTAAGGGTAAAGGCGCTATCGACTATGCGAAATCTGGAGATAGACATAAGACTTCTGGATTAAAAGTGATTTTGCATTCTCAAAAGAAATATGATCAGTACATTCATTGCAAACTGAATGAAATAAAATTGCTTGAAATAGATTCAAGTATAGACATCACTCTTTTACCAAAAGGAAGCTGGATTCTTGAGTTTCAAACAGAACTGGAAAAACCCTTTCTGTCGAAAGACGATATACCGTTTTATATCATCGAAAACCCTGTAAAAAAAGACGCAGTTTTTGGAGTACCTTACACATCTGCTACTACTTGGAAAGGGAATCTTCGTTGGGCAATGATGAAAAAGTTTTTAGAGGAGAGGAAAAACAACCCGGAGGAATTTGCAGAAGCAAGATTTCGACACACGCTACTTTTTGGAACAGAAAAGGGATGGGAAGAAACACCAACTGGATGGGCTGAATATATAGATAGAATGTGCCCTGATGCACAAACATTATATAGAGAAATATTGAGGAAGATGTTCAATAAAAATGAGAACACGATAAAAGATCCGCATGTTGAAGGAATGCTCCATTTTTATTCTACTTTCTGGGACAGAATTGATCTGATGGTTATCAATCCGCAAGACAGGAAAACAAAAACTGGAAAGAATCCCATTTATTTTGAAATCGTTCCTGAAGGAGCAAAGGGCATGTTCAGATTACTCTACGTGCCATACTACTGGCTTGGAAAAGATGATGAAGAGTTGAAAAATAAGGTCTGGGAAGATTTAGCTCAGACTATAACCGGGCTCAAAGCTATGATGCTCGAATATGGATTTTCTGCAAAGAAGACGATCGGGTTTGGAAAGATAAAAAAATTAGATTCAGGAAGACTGGAGATAAAGGGATTTTTACCAGCCCAGAAATTTTCGAACTTTGATGATATTCTGGGGTGTGTGGGAAAATGAGTATTCTTAAAACGTTAGAAGAAAACAGAACCCCTATTTTGCTCGCTGAAATAGGAGCGCATTTACATTTAGTTGGAAGATTTTCGAAAAAATTTCTTGAAAGCCATGCTAAAAATGGCGATTCATCATCAAAATTTGATTATAAAGAAATCTGTTCAGATCCTGCATTTTTTGAAGGAACAAGATTGCATGAAATACTTAGCGATAAAATGTTAGAAACTTTTATAAATAAACTCAATGTTAATAAAAAAGTGAATCTCGGAGAGTTAAAAACAGACAAAGTTTCCAGTTTCTGCAATTTTATTCAGAAACACACCTGGAACCGTGACTCAAAATGTGATCCAAAAGGGCTTTGTAGAATATTGGCAGATGCCCATGGAATTGTATCTGGTATAGACAAATCGTTAGCTGGCATGGTGGAAACAGGAAAACAGAGGAAAAACTATATATTTCGCTCCACAGCTTTTGGTTATGAAAAAGAAATAGAACTGCTGAAAAATACCGATTTGAAAAAAGAGTTGTTCAAAGAACTACATAGAGTTCTAACCGAGATTTTCAATGAACTTGAGCATTTCGGAAAAATTTCTTACGAAACTTATCTATATTTTCTTTCGGTTGCGGAAAAATATTATCCAAAAACTATCGGTGAAACCAGAAGGTCTATCAATGAGATTTCTCTTTATGATTACGCTTATTCAATAGCATCTTTGATGAAATCTAATCTCGCCAAAATGCTCATAGATGGCTGGTATGAGCCAAGAAGCAGGTCCAAATGGAAGATATTATCAATAAATCTTGATGTTTTTGAATTGCTTTCCAGAGGGTTGAAAATAGGGGATATTTTAGGATACCAGAGCGAAATCGAAAAACTTTTCAATAAAATAAAAGAAATCGTTGAATACACCTATCCCTTTGGTAATGAAATTTATAGAGACAGAACGGGCATTTACTTTTCTTGTCCAAATTTCACAAACATCAATGAATTCTTAAAAGAAATTAAGGAGACTTTTTCCAAAGAAATCAGTTTTGATGTTAGCCTTCAAATCAACATTTCAGAGGAAAGTAGAAGTATGACGGTTCTTTCCAGTGAAAGGATAGGAGCCCTAAGGAAAGTTTCTTTTCCATATGACAGTGACATGCTATATTGGGGAAGCACTCTGACCAATGAAAGTTGTGAAGGAAACCATAGCCTCGAAAAATGTCCTGTTTGTGGTATCAGGGCGAAATCGGAGAAGGATAGCAGGTGCAAAGCGTGCAATGAGCGATACAAGAAAAGGGCAAAGGCCTGGAGTAAAGATCCGAAAAAGACCGTATGGATAGATGAGGTATCAGACAAAAATGACCGTGTTGCTATGATAGTTGGAAAATTTAATCTAAACGAATGGCTTTCTGGAAGAATCCTGGATACATTAGCCTCAGCAACTTTCAATGAGTGGAGAGATGAAAATGGTTCTGTTTGTTCAAAGCTTGGAATTAATACAGTAGAAGATTTAGAAAGAAAATTTCAAGATATGTTCAAAAATCCCAAACTCAACGAAGATGAGATAGAACTTATTAAATCATTTGTTGATATAAAATTAGATGATTTCAATCTTTTTTGGAATGCTATTGCCGAAAGAGATGCCACTGGATATGCCTTAAAGCTCACGGACGATAAAGAAAAAGCAAGGCATCTTATTAAATTACTTTTTAGAAAACATCCTTCGTTTGCTCGTTTAAGGCGTGTCTGGCTGACAACTAAGGAATTTATTGATGAGACAGTGATCGAAATAATAAAAAACACTCTCACACATTCAAATCCAAGGTCAAAACGAATCCAGTTTAAGATATCTCCAGATCCCCATATTCCAAAAAACTCAACATGCGACGTAATTGTAAGTGGCGTGAGGTTCAGCCCGGTATGTGTTGATGATATAAATGGAATTTTTATAAGTACGATAAATCTTGAAATTTTGAGCAAATTTGGAAAGACAGTTGGAGAAATAGCAAATGCGCTTTCTGGACAGGACATAAAACTGAAAACAGAGACAGATAAGATCTGGAGAGATTTCAAGATAACCAGAGCAATGCCGGCAGATGATATGTATCAGGATTATCTTCCTTACATAAAAATCTATGACTTTCCAGACCAATTCATGATACTCGTGCCTGCTTATGAAGCACTCGATATAACAGAAAAAATTGTTGAAGAATACGAAAAACAATTTTCCAAGGTGAGAGATAGATTACCTGTGCATCTTGGAATCATAGCTTTCCACAGGAGAACACCTCTTTATGTCGTAATGGATGCTGCAAAAAGGTTACTGAAAAAGTTTGAGTCATCGGAGAGTTTAGAGGTTAATGTGAAAGAAGCAAAAGATATTGAAGATCCAGCATTAGGAAAGTGTAGGAAACTTGTATTGCAATTTGGTGAAAGAAAAATTCCTTTGAGGTGGACTGTTTCATATTCCACAAAAGATTCGGAAGTAGAAGATCTTTGGTATCCATATTTGAGGATCTGCAGTGCAGAAAAACCTGACAGAAATCTCTGTTTTGATTATACAGGTAACGGAGATTATGTTGTTCACGTAAAAGAGATAAAGGAAAAAGACGGAATAAAAATAGAAACTTCCTATTTCAAACTCTGTTACATAGAAGAAGCTTCAGATAGATTTCATGTGGATGAGAATTTGAAATTCACAGATGACATTCATGAAATTCAGCATTTATGGAAGGTAATTGAATGTAAACTGAAATCACAAAAGTGGAGAGTATCGCAACTGTATTCATTCTTAGAGGAACTTGAGAGAATAAAAGAGTACGATGAAAAAACTTTTGAATATTTTTTGGAATCAAATCTCATCAACATATTTGGTCTTAATCGTTCTTCAAATGAATTCGAGCTTTTGAAAAAAGCGATTGAAGATGGCCTGTTTGAACTGTGCCTCTATTGGAATCTCCAGGTCAGAAAAGAGAGAGTAAGGAAGGGGGATCAAAATGAGTCAATCAATCTTCGAACTGAAAACCTATTACGCAATGGCCATTGATCCAATACATGTTGGGGTAGGGGGAACAAGATTGGAAAGGGTTGATCTTTCCATAGTGCGGGATCCTGCTACAAAGCTCCCAAAGATACCAGGATCAAGCATAAGTGGGCCTGCCAGGGCATACACTGCACTTGTAACAGGAAGATACAGGTGGAAGAAGAATGATCGTGAGTATTCCTGCGCGGGGAGAGGAGGAGAAGGTGGTGAAAAACATTGTGGAATGGTCAATCCTGCATGTCCTGTATGTGTTCCATATGGTTTTTCTAAGGGTTCTGGTAACAGCATGCAGGGACTTGCACAATTTTTCGACGCGCACATTCTTCTTTTTCCTGTTGCGTCAATAATAGGTCCGGTATGGGTGACTTCTCCATTAGCGTTGGGGTCGTATGAAATTACTGATCTTTCGGAAGATAGATTCTATCCAATGGGAAAAGAGGTAATGGATAGAGAAAAACTCAACTTTGGATGGCTTATGTTAGAAAAAGCAGGGAATAATATTAAAGAAATAGAAAAGAAGATATTTGAAAAAGATATCCCGATCCCTGAATTTATAAAACAGAGGATCGTTCTCGTTTCAGATGCTGTTTTTCCAAAGATCGTAAACAGCAACCTTGAAGTGAGAACCTCGGTGAGCATTGATCCCGAAACCGGTACCGCAGAAGAGAAGGCACTTTTCACTTATGAAGCGATACCGCGCGGCACCATTTTGAAATTCGATATCACATACAACTCTGGTAAATATTTTAAATTTGGTAATAAAGATCTGAAAACAGAACACGGGGAGGATGTTGACATAGACTGGGTGAAGATTCAAGTAGAGGAAGGTTTAAAGCTTTTTGAAACTTTAGGAATAGGAGGTATGAACACGCGCGGCATGGGAAGGATGAGGGTGTTGAATCTAAGGGGGGCGAATGAAGATGTGCGAGGAAATCAAGGCTGAGAACATCGATCAAATCTGTGCAAAATACAGTGTTGAGATCGTCGAGAAGATGAAAATTAACCACGATCCAAAAGAAATTCAGAACCTTATAACCAGAGCACTATGTGTTCTTCAGCAACAGGGCTTATACGCATTTAGTTTGTTTTGTAAAGCAGAAAGTAAAGCAGGAAAAATCCTTGAGAAGGCTATAGATATGCTGCAGGAACTTGGAGTTTTGAACAATTCGGCAGCAGATGATCTTTCGAATGTAAGTAAGCTTTCGGAGAATATACATGATTTGATGTTTGCAATTGAAGTTATAGAAAAGACCCTAATATATGCAAGATACCATGCCAAGGCATTGGCGAAAAAGGTTGAAAACCAGGGTGAAAAAGGATGAGCTGGTCCCTCTATTCTGCAACTTTCCGGCTGGTATCACCATTGCATATTGGGTATCATAAAATCATGCACCTTATGTGTACAAGGTTTTATGTTCCTGCAAGAACCTTTTGGGGTGCTTTGACAGTGAGACTTGTGCAGAAAACAGGTGTGAGTGGTTATGAAAAAGCTGGGCAGTTTTTAAAAGAACAAATGAGGTTTGGATATCTGTACTTTTCAGATGGTAAAAAGCTTTT is a window of Pseudothermotoga elfii DSM 9442 = NBRC 107921 DNA encoding:
- a CDS encoding CRISPR-associated protein Csx11, encoding MSILKTLEENRTPILLAEIGAHLHLVGRFSKKFLESHAKNGDSSSKFDYKEICSDPAFFEGTRLHEILSDKMLETFINKLNVNKKVNLGELKTDKVSSFCNFIQKHTWNRDSKCDPKGLCRILADAHGIVSGIDKSLAGMVETGKQRKNYIFRSTAFGYEKEIELLKNTDLKKELFKELHRVLTEIFNELEHFGKISYETYLYFLSVAEKYYPKTIGETRRSINEISLYDYAYSIASLMKSNLAKMLIDGWYEPRSRSKWKILSINLDVFELLSRGLKIGDILGYQSEIEKLFNKIKEIVEYTYPFGNEIYRDRTGIYFSCPNFTNINEFLKEIKETFSKEISFDVSLQINISEESRSMTVLSSERIGALRKVSFPYDSDMLYWGSTLTNESCEGNHSLEKCPVCGIRAKSEKDSRCKACNERYKKRAKAWSKDPKKTVWIDEVSDKNDRVAMIVGKFNLNEWLSGRILDTLASATFNEWRDENGSVCSKLGINTVEDLERKFQDMFKNPKLNEDEIELIKSFVDIKLDDFNLFWNAIAERDATGYALKLTDDKEKARHLIKLLFRKHPSFARLRRVWLTTKEFIDETVIEIIKNTLTHSNPRSKRIQFKISPDPHIPKNSTCDVIVSGVRFSPVCVDDINGIFISTINLEILSKFGKTVGEIANALSGQDIKLKTETDKIWRDFKITRAMPADDMYQDYLPYIKIYDFPDQFMILVPAYEALDITEKIVEEYEKQFSKVRDRLPVHLGIIAFHRRTPLYVVMDAAKRLLKKFESSESLEVNVKEAKDIEDPALGKCRKLVLQFGERKIPLRWTVSYSTKDSEVEDLWYPYLRICSAEKPDRNLCFDYTGNGDYVVHVKEIKEKDGIKIETSYFKLCYIEEASDRFHVDENLKFTDDIHEIQHLWKVIECKLKSQKWRVSQLYSFLEELERIKEYDEKTFEYFLESNLINIFGLNRSSNEFELLKKAIEDGLFELCLYWNLQVRKERVRKGDQNESINLRTENLLRNGH
- the cmr4 gene encoding type III-B CRISPR module RAMP protein Cmr4; this encodes MSQSIFELKTYYAMAIDPIHVGVGGTRLERVDLSIVRDPATKLPKIPGSSISGPARAYTALVTGRYRWKKNDREYSCAGRGGEGGEKHCGMVNPACPVCVPYGFSKGSGNSMQGLAQFFDAHILLFPVASIIGPVWVTSPLALGSYEITDLSEDRFYPMGKEVMDREKLNFGWLMLEKAGNNIKEIEKKIFEKDIPIPEFIKQRIVLVSDAVFPKIVNSNLEVRTSVSIDPETGTAEEKALFTYEAIPRGTILKFDITYNSGKYFKFGNKDLKTEHGEDVDIDWVKIQVEEGLKLFETLGIGGMNTRGMGRMRVLNLRGANEDVRGNQG
- a CDS encoding RAMP superfamily CRISPR-associated protein, whose amino-acid sequence is MMYHDFYAYYQVGNEQSIDELISGSGKYNDILDTYQKILLLSTAYSKGKGAIDYAKSGDRHKTSGLKVILHSQKKYDQYIHCKLNEIKLLEIDSSIDITLLPKGSWILEFQTELEKPFLSKDDIPFYIIENPVKKDAVFGVPYTSATTWKGNLRWAMMKKFLEERKNNPEEFAEARFRHTLLFGTEKGWEETPTGWAEYIDRMCPDAQTLYREILRKMFNKNENTIKDPHVEGMLHFYSTFWDRIDLMVINPQDRKTKTGKNPIYFEIVPEGAKGMFRLLYVPYYWLGKDDEELKNKVWEDLAQTITGLKAMMLEYGFSAKKTIGFGKIKKLDSGRLEIKGFLPAQKFSNFDDILGCVGK
- the cmr1 gene encoding type III-B CRISPR module RAMP protein Cmr1; translation: MKTPIWTGDVDSKSDIIRSTGIVGSLRWWTETLLRGMCEFACDPTDNSRCPDGGNYCSSCLIFGATGRRRLFRIEINGGEKISFPGNGAINIKPSGRSHGWFFEPGVVGNLEMKMIPLDEKFDEVLVLTPLIIASNWGGIGAKTQLGYGVVEITNPPNVSFENFKRVLRNLSQKGKRQKSNEPGFPNLKDMFFAKVRFKANGNCWEKIDGLIDKSSKSRLEKEIRKKGIEECFRNNFLPIAPVIKNWLRYDDGSQIWKPKNGTTKGIENWLFGTIRNICPKCYNIVNPQNENGKTVYECQNCGQKFKKEEIINKCASKINISCAYKIGNDLWEIRIWGWIPKDAPQNFPREEFLDKLKKVLQTGIAGFLGNSTSDHKLAVWREYASKRDTIKEEQNFDNFVESLLRGTDDVS
- a CDS encoding ATP-binding protein, with product MKREEILSVLIRWNIWGKARKGEAIPRESIQKIVSLKNYHGAIVIKGPRRAGKSTLLYQLMEDFSKGGDPKSLLYVNFEDYAFSSEKLVPAVLESIIDAYKQEVYQGENFLLFLDEIQNVENWHRWIRTAIDSNLAKTIFVTGSSSKLLSGELASFLAGRHVDFELFPFSFREYVAARGYGFTDKFKLISEKNIYLSLLKDYLMYGGFPETVKNTEREEVIGRILSQYAEDIVLKDVVARYSVENVKLLKALSKFIAQNIGNRFSVRRMQKYFENIFAEKSSTSTISNYISYLESAYLCFEVPKFDYSLKELVRSPVKYYLIDTGLRNAIYPSFSPDLGRLLENAVYLKLRNMYEGVYYWEEKNEIDFVCRKGNDLVLYNISYASKESEIKERELKGFIEFPSPVAERYLITWDLYTELVWNDLKIKALPAYLFLLNFD